The following proteins come from a genomic window of Sander vitreus isolate 19-12246 chromosome 14, sanVit1, whole genome shotgun sequence:
- the LOC144528517 gene encoding uncharacterized protein LOC144528517, giving the protein MAAAQQREERLKQGEAFRSNAFTLIKEMWNLSNTPSKYTAVLMDEFLHSVFFLGKINKPPFSPEDIVSDDKKLNDLKDRYPLPFELYSSQLPRRSPFSCVLDMIVYLTRETLQGERQEEEIETEIIKWLQELIRPLKDGKKTKKPLVSSTICVSHSTNTPNTVRYYGVSMSTSGPNPGKILVAASCLSSWDSYVAGAVMTYYPERSKQYVKKKYFDGTIKLPKHVRCQAFNLSEKKEKLPCISCGNLFGLTPTSDDEWSYGNCAEAESVSNLLINVVEIREQAALSSETTSETKYNEDRKKAEDSVRKELKGFVGTMGLSRWCGEFYTPQPANIRFSKSGKF; this is encoded by the exons ATG GCTGCTGCACAGCAAAG AGAAGAACGTCTGAAACAGGGAGAAGCTTTCAGAAGCAATGCTTTCACGCTTATCAAGGAAATGTGGAACCTGAGTAACACCCCTTCAAAATATACTGCAGTGTTAATGGATGAG TTTCTTCATAGCGTCTTCTTTTTGggaaagatcaacaagccaccaTTTTCCCCAGAAGATATTGTGAGTGATGATAAGAAGCTTAATGATTTGAAGGACCGCTACCCTCTGCCTTTTGAACTCTATTCCTCTCAACTACCCAGGCGGAGTCCATTTTCATGTGTGCTGGACATG ATTGTCTACCTGACTAGAGAGACTCTTCAAGGggaaagacaagaagaagagattgaaacagaaataataaaGTGGCTGCAAGAGCTCATCCGTCCACTGAAAgatggtaaaaaaacaaaaaagccccTGGTCTCCTCCACCATCTGTGTCTCTCACAGCACCAACACCCCGAATACAGTCAGGTACTACGGAGTCTCCATGTCCACTTCTGGCCCTAATCCTGGGAAAATCCTGGTTGCTGCATCCTGTTTAAGCAGCTGGGACAGTTATGTAGCTGGTGCAGTGATGACCTACTATCCAGAGCGGAGCAAACAGTACGTCAAGAAGAAATATTTTGATGGAACCATCAAACTTCCAAAGCATGTCAGGTGCCAGGCGTTTAACctctctgaaaaaaaagaaaagcttccTTGTATATCATGTGGGAATTTGTTTGGGTTGACACCAACGTCAGATGATGAATGGTCCTATGGTAACTGTGCAGAAGCTGAAAGTGTGAGCAACTTGCTTATAAATGTGGTAGAAATTAGAGAGCAAGCAGCCCTATCATCTGAGACAACGTCTGAGACAAAGTACAATGAGGACAGGAAGAAGGCTGAAGACAGTGTCAGGAAAGAGCTTAAAGGTTTTGTGGGCACGATGGGATTAAGTAGATGGTGTGGTGAATTCTACACTCCACAACCTGCCAATATTAGGTTTTCAAAATCTGGGAAATTTTGA
- the LOC144528518 gene encoding uncharacterized protein LOC144528518 isoform X3 has translation MGEDPIYGKRCRMDDGPVKNSQSAGWLDLLNFPQCNGETDAEYLTRVSGLVSKNRHNTVPLMNPAGATWTIGNLDDTIYSGEDNEVNGWNNFYLPTPVNMQVIGVVEGTSCPCEQLVLMTCEDRRVYAYDGEGEELHLVASSLNRLFHMGIEYPASKTYYDGEAFKDMTEEDWAEVRKSDVGKQLDEEHHKLVISENSRFLDNMKFYILA, from the exons GTCGGCAGGTTGGCTAGATCTACTTAATTTCCCACAGTGCAACGGCGAAACAG ATGCAGAGTACCTGACAAGGGTGTCAGGCCTTGTGTCCAAGAATAGACACAACACGGTACCCTTAATGAATCCAGCTGGCGCCACATGGACGATAGGAAACCTGGATGACACCATTTACTCAGGGGAAGATAACGAGGTGAACGGGTGGAATAATTTCTACCTTCCTACGCCAGTAAACATGCAGGTTATAGGTGTTGTGGAGGGAACCTCGTGCCCGTGTGAGCAGTTGGTTTTGATGACCTGCGAGGACAGACGGGTGTATGCCTACGATGGAGAAGGGGAGGAGCTGCATTTGGTGGCTTCAAGTCTGAATCGGCTATTTCACATGGGAATAGAGTATCCAGCGTCCAAGACCTATTACGATGGGGAGGCCTTCAAAGATATG ACCGAGGAGGACTGGGCAGAGGTGAGGAAGAGCGATGTGGGGAAGCAGCTGGACGAAGAGCATCATAAACTGGTGATTTCAGAAAACTCCAGATTCCTGGACAATATGAAATTCTACATCTTAGCGTAG
- the LOC144528518 gene encoding uncharacterized protein LOC144528518 isoform X2 — MGEDPIYGKRCRMDDGPVKNSHKVRTLLRTRDTAFKSGDLQAYREARRSLRRSISEAKRRSAGWLDLLNFPQCNGETDAEYLTRVSGLVSKNRHNTVPLMNPAGATWTIGNLDDTIYSGEDNEVNGWNNFYLPTPVNMQVIGVVEGTSCPCEQLVLMTCEDRRVYAYDGEGEELHLVASSLNRLFHMGIEYPASKTYYDGEAFKDMTEEDWAEVRKSDVGKQLDEEHHKLVISENSRFLDNMKFYILA, encoded by the exons CAAGGTGAGGACCCTTCTAAGAACAAGAGACACAGCGTTTAAGTCTGGGGACCTGCAGGCCTACAGAGAGGCACGAAGAAGCCTGAGGAGGAGCATCAGTGAGGCCAAACGCAG GTCGGCAGGTTGGCTAGATCTACTTAATTTCCCACAGTGCAACGGCGAAACAG ATGCAGAGTACCTGACAAGGGTGTCAGGCCTTGTGTCCAAGAATAGACACAACACGGTACCCTTAATGAATCCAGCTGGCGCCACATGGACGATAGGAAACCTGGATGACACCATTTACTCAGGGGAAGATAACGAGGTGAACGGGTGGAATAATTTCTACCTTCCTACGCCAGTAAACATGCAGGTTATAGGTGTTGTGGAGGGAACCTCGTGCCCGTGTGAGCAGTTGGTTTTGATGACCTGCGAGGACAGACGGGTGTATGCCTACGATGGAGAAGGGGAGGAGCTGCATTTGGTGGCTTCAAGTCTGAATCGGCTATTTCACATGGGAATAGAGTATCCAGCGTCCAAGACCTATTACGATGGGGAGGCCTTCAAAGATATG ACCGAGGAGGACTGGGCAGAGGTGAGGAAGAGCGATGTGGGGAAGCAGCTGGACGAAGAGCATCATAAACTGGTGATTTCAGAAAACTCCAGATTCCTGGACAATATGAAATTCTACATCTTAGCGTAG
- the LOC144528518 gene encoding uncharacterized protein LOC144528518 isoform X1 yields the protein MWRRDRSQEPNQLTALWERRGNKESDEEDPKMADSLVQDIGTEKEKLGETVADRVQMAVENTNRRSAGWLDLLNFPQCNGETDAEYLTRVSGLVSKNRHNTVPLMNPAGATWTIGNLDDTIYSGEDNEVNGWNNFYLPTPVNMQVIGVVEGTSCPCEQLVLMTCEDRRVYAYDGEGEELHLVASSLNRLFHMGIEYPASKTYYDGEAFKDMTEEDWAEVRKSDVGKQLDEEHHKLVISENSRFLDNMKFYILA from the exons ATGTGGCGTAGAGACAGGAGCCAGGAACCAAACCAACTCACGGCCCTTTgggaaaggagaggaaataaAGAAAGTGATGAAGAAGATCCCAAGATGGCTGACAGTTTAGTGCAGGACATTGGCACTGAAAAAGAGAAATTAGGAGAGACAGTAGCAGACCGTGTGCAAATGGCTGTTGAAAACACAAACCGaag GTCGGCAGGTTGGCTAGATCTACTTAATTTCCCACAGTGCAACGGCGAAACAG ATGCAGAGTACCTGACAAGGGTGTCAGGCCTTGTGTCCAAGAATAGACACAACACGGTACCCTTAATGAATCCAGCTGGCGCCACATGGACGATAGGAAACCTGGATGACACCATTTACTCAGGGGAAGATAACGAGGTGAACGGGTGGAATAATTTCTACCTTCCTACGCCAGTAAACATGCAGGTTATAGGTGTTGTGGAGGGAACCTCGTGCCCGTGTGAGCAGTTGGTTTTGATGACCTGCGAGGACAGACGGGTGTATGCCTACGATGGAGAAGGGGAGGAGCTGCATTTGGTGGCTTCAAGTCTGAATCGGCTATTTCACATGGGAATAGAGTATCCAGCGTCCAAGACCTATTACGATGGGGAGGCCTTCAAAGATATG ACCGAGGAGGACTGGGCAGAGGTGAGGAAGAGCGATGTGGGGAAGCAGCTGGACGAAGAGCATCATAAACTGGTGATTTCAGAAAACTCCAGATTCCTGGACAATATGAAATTCTACATCTTAGCGTAG